AATGGTCGAAAATGCGACTGATTAAATGAGTTTTCCCCATCTTGCGGGGGGCTTTGATGCGGATTAATGCCCCTGGTTGAAGAATAGATTGAAAACAGTTATATTCAATTTCTGGACGTTCAATATAAAAGGAAGAAATATTTTGTAAATTATTTTCTGCTTGTTTAGGAATAATTGATAACTGTTCTTTAATAAACCGACTCACACCTTTGTAAACTAAATTATCTGGTGATTTTGGCTTAGTGATAGAAATATGATCATCATCTGTAGCAGTAGGTTGGACATCTTTAATACCTGGGTTAGCACTATCAGGGTCTACAACTAAAATTGTTAGAATTGGTTTTGTTTCATAATAAACTTTTGTTGTAATTGCCATTGCATCAACATTTTGACGATACCATTCATTCAATTGACGCAATTGGGGAATATGGGATTTTAGTTCATCAACGCTGATAGTTTTTCGTGTAAAAATACCAATGTTTGTGACTAAATTAGCTAAATGAGCGCCAGTGTGAGGAGTAGATAAGAAGACTATACCTTTAGTTTTTTCAATAACTGCTTTTTTATTAAAAGTTTGAGCATTTCGCAGCATTTCTTTTACTAACAAACCACCCATGCTATGAGTGATAAATATAATTGGACGTTCACCAATATCATTAATTGTTAAATATTCTAATAAATTACTCGCACGATCAAAAAGTGGCATTGTTGCACCTTTCCACTCAAAGGGTGCAGCATTATAACCAAAAGACCAAATTCCTAAATCTGGTCGTTCTTTTGCAAGCCACATTAACCAGAAGTTATCATCATTATCTCTTTCTTCAGGATGCCATGTTTTCCGTGCATCACCACCTAAACCATGAACAAAAATTATGTCTCCCTTGCGTTTGGGGTTGTCAAATCCTGAGATTTTGATTAAACCTGTTTTTTCTGTGGGTGTGGGTGCTGTGATGGGTTCGGTTTTTGGGGTTTTAGGAAATAAACCAAATAATTTTTTAAAGAGCATAGATAGTATTAGGTATAATTAGTTTATCAAGACTATATCATACACGACATCTGATAGCTATTATTTCCAGCTATTATTTAATACGTTCTTGCCAATATTCAGGTTTTCGGCTACAGTGCATAACTGCAATAATTAAAATGTATTCATCTTCTATGGTATAGAGTATTGCATAGGGAAATTTACGAACTAAACACCGACGAATATCTTCATCAGTGACAGGATAGCGTTTAGGTGATTTAATAATTCTAAAAATGGCATCTTCAACAGAATTGATAAAATTTTGTGCTAGTTAAATATTCTTTTCCGCATAAAATTGAACAGCTTCTGAGTATTCTGTTAATGCCGCAGGATGAAAATTATATTTCATTTTTCTAAAATTCGTCTAACTTGAGATAAAGCTTCTTCTCCAGGTATTGACTCAACTGTATGATTACGAATTTCATCACGGCGTTTTTTAGCTTCTATATTCCATAGATTTTGTGTGTTTTCATCAATATCATATTCTAGACTTTCAATGAGTTTTTCTACTAACAATACTCTGGTAGTATTAGGTAAAGATAAGGCTTCTTGAATCAATTCCTCGACTGATAGCATAATGATTTCTTCCAGTAAAAGTTAGCAGTTATCTGATGCCACGACCAAAACGAGACTTAATACTAGGATACAGCTATCATGTCACCACTCGCTGTAATAACCGTGAATTTAAATTAACTCGTCACGAATGCCGTCAGGTGTTCCTTTTTTGGGGTTTTACCTCAAAGTTTATTAAGAATGTTAAAAAGCATAGTGTAGGGACAAGTAGTGTACCAGTGATGAATTATATACTATTTTGGTATGTTTTACATTAGTGATGAGTAGGTTGGGTTTAATGCAGTGAAAACCAACAGAATCAATGAAGCGATAAAGTGGAGTAACGGAAAGCTGGAAATTGGTAGATTATGCTATAATTGGACAATGATTAAATGGTTAGAGATTTTATGATAACATTGCAAGAAATTATCAATTCATTAGCAAGTTTGTCAAAAGAAGATCAAGATTTTCTATTTGAAACACTTTGCAAAAGAAGAGAAGAAGAAACTAAGCAAGTTATAATTCATTCCTTACGAGGAAAGTATTCTCATCTGGCGACAAGTAGCGATGACTTTGCAGGTAAGAAACAGTCAGAGATTGCTTTAGAAAATTAGCAAGATGAATATTATTTTAGATGCTTGTGCTTTAATTGCTTTTTTTAGAAATGAACAAGGTGCAGAAATTGTAGAACATTATTTATCTGATAATCAATATATTTGCATGATTCATGCCATTAATTTATGTGAAGTTTATTATAATTTTCTGCGAACGGGAGGAAATACAATTGCAGATGCTCTTGTTGAAGATATACAATCTTTAGGGCTGGTTATTCGAGATGATTTGAATGTCAGTTTTTGGCGACAGGTAGGAGGTTATAAGGCAAGTATTAGAAGAATTTCTCTAGCAGATTGTTTTGCATTAACTCTGGCTAATCGAGAAAGTGGTATTCTAGTTACTTCAGATCGGAAAGAGTTTGAACCGGTTGTTCCTCTTAATATTTGTCAGATTAATTTTATTCGTTAGTTTATTGGAATTCTGCTGAATATTCTGTTAATGCCGCAGGATGAAAGTTATATTTCATTCTTATAAGATTCGTCTGACTTGAGATTATGATTATCATTTATCTGCTACAGTCAAAAAGGCACGAATTAAAGCAAAGAAATCATCAACCGGAAAATTTAAACTGAGAATACTATCAATCTCATCAATAAAAATAACAATTTGTGTAGGAATTAATTTTAAAACTTTATCAATAAACTTACCAAAAACCTGTACATTAGAAAGTCGTTTATTTTCTTCCCATAAAGCCTCTAAATAAAATTGATTATCTAATTTTAAACTTTCAGAGTATTATTAATAATACCATTATACCATTGTTCAGAAGTTAATCCTGATGTACCAATTGCGGTTAAATTTATAGCCACACAAGCAATTTCTTCAAGTTTTAATCTTTGCATTGTGCGGACACGCAAACTTGATTTTCCCATCTGTCGAGAGTTCAGCACAAAACAAAACTCCCCAGCTTTCACAGCTTGATATAAATCATCATCAGCTTTGCGTGTAACGTATGTAGGTGCATTAGGTGGAAGACTCCCACCAAATTGATATTGATAGTTTTCAGGAACATGGGAATTCATAGTTTTATATCCTGTTAATCCTTTAATCCTGGATATCCTGATTCTGACATTTTTTAATTTTTATTTCTCCAACAACGGGAAAAAATGCCCCACGGGTCCTTGTCCCTTCCCAATATCCAAAGAATAAGTCAACGCAGTTGTTACATATTCCTTCGCTTCTTGTACTGCTGTCCACAAATCTTTACCCAAAGCTAAATTAGCAGTAATAGCAGCTGATAAAGTACAACCAGTACCATGAGTATTTTTCGTTTCTACCTGTTTTGTCCTCAAAATTTCCAATCTTTCCCCATCAAACCAAACATCCACCCCTTTCAACCCTCCAGACATTCCCCCACCTTTAACTAAAACCGCCTTCGTACCTAAATTTTTATGTATAATTTGGGCTGCATTTTGCATATCCTCTAAAGAAACAATCTCTAATCCGCTTAAAATCTGGGCTTCATAGCGATTTGGTGTAATAATAGCCGCTTGGGGAATCAGTTCATGACGCAGAGTTTGTATAGCATCATCATCAATCAATTGCGCCCCCGTCCGTGATACCATCACTGGGTCAACCACTAAATTATTAATTTGTAAAGTTCTCACCTCCTGCGCTACAGCCAAAATAATTTCCTGATTAAGCAACATTCCCGTTTTCGCAGCTTGCACCCCAATATCCTCAACCACCGCCCGAATTTGGGCTATAACAGCCTCTGAAGGCATGGCATCAACCCGGAACACACCCAGAGTATTTTGGGCTGTAATGCAAGTAATAGCACTGGTTCCGTGAACACAATGAAAAGCAAAAGTTCTTAAATCAGTTTGAATACCCGCACCTCCACCACTATCCGAACCAGCAATAGTTAAAGCTACAGGTATCGATGTCTTGTTCGTTTTCATAGGGAATAGAGATTGGGGACTGGGGGAAAATTTTAATTCTTTCTACTGACTTCTTGATATCCTGACTCCTGACTCCTGAAAAGATTATGATTGATTTTCAGTTCCTTTATAATGACAGTCCGCCCCTTTTTGGCTATGACACAACAATTGCTTGTTTATGTTCCACCCCACCCCTTAATCAAGCACTGGCTGGCAGTAGCTCGTGATGCGGCTACGCCTTCGGTATTATTTCGCTCTGCTATCACGGAGTTGGGACGATGGCTAACTTATGAAGCAGCGCGAGATTGGTTGCCGACGCAAGAAACCGTAGTCCAGAGTCCCTTAGCTCCTTGTGCAGCAACTTTCATTGATCCACAAGTACCTGTGGCAGTTGTGCCGATTCTCCGGGCTGGGTTAGGCTTATTGGAAGGATCGCAGACGCTGTTACCATTAGCAAAAATTTATCATCTGGGTTTGGTGCGAAATGAAGAAAGTTTAGAACCCTCTTGTTATTTGAATAAACTGCCAGAGAAATTCGACCCAGAAACAAGGGTGTTAATTACCGATCCAATGTTAGCAACAGGAGGGTCTATAATGGCAGCAATGGCAGAATTGACACAAAGGGGTGTTGATCCGGCGTTAACACGAATTGTCTGTGTGGTAGCTGCGCCACCAGCTTTACAAAAGTTGAGTGCAGCCTATCCTGGCTTAACAGTTTACAGCGCCACGATTGATGAAACGGTTAACGAAAAGGGTTTCATTGTACCGGGCTTGGGAGATGCAGGCGATCGCATCTTTGGGACTTAATTAAGAAAGTTGCAGATTTGTTCAAGGCGGTGAAAATATGAGTCAGAAAGATGGTTTTGCCAGTGGTTTTTTACTTGGGACTATTGTTGGCGGTGTAGTTGGTGGGGTTTTGGGCGCTGTCCTGGCATCTCGACGGGATGCTGTTGCAGAGGAAGAGACAGAACTCAATAATGGCTCTATTGAAGGAAATAGAGCAGCATCCAAAAGAAGGCAGATGAGATCCGCCGCTAGTGAGGGTTTGGAAATGGAAACAGCACGGCGATCGCTTGAAGA
This Anabaena sphaerica FACHB-251 DNA region includes the following protein-coding sequences:
- the upp gene encoding uracil phosphoribosyltransferase, which encodes MTQQLLVYVPPHPLIKHWLAVARDAATPSVLFRSAITELGRWLTYEAARDWLPTQETVVQSPLAPCAATFIDPQVPVAVVPILRAGLGLLEGSQTLLPLAKIYHLGLVRNEESLEPSCYLNKLPEKFDPETRVLITDPMLATGGSIMAAMAELTQRGVDPALTRIVCVVAAPPALQKLSAAYPGLTVYSATIDETVNEKGFIVPGLGDAGDRIFGT
- a CDS encoding type II toxin-antitoxin system RelE/ParE family toxin; the protein is MNSVEDAIFRIIKSPKRYPVTDEDIRRCLVRKFPYAILYTIEDEYILIIAVMHCSRKPEYWQERIK
- a CDS encoding PIN domain-containing protein; the encoded protein is MNIILDACALIAFFRNEQGAEIVEHYLSDNQYICMIHAINLCEVYYNFLRTGGNTIADALVEDIQSLGLVIRDDLNVSFWRQVGGYKASIRRISLADCFALTLANRESGILVTSDRKEFEPVVPLNICQINFIR
- a CDS encoding AAA-like domain-containing protein translates to MLFKKLFGLFPKTPKTEPITAPTPTEKTGLIKISGFDNPKRKGDIIFVHGLGGDARKTWHPEERDNDDNFWLMWLAKERPDLGIWSFGYNAAPFEWKGATMPLFDRASNLLEYLTINDIGERPIIFITHSMGGLLVKEMLRNAQTFNKKAVIEKTKGIVFLSTPHTGAHLANLVTNIGIFTRKTISVDELKSHIPQLRQLNEWYRQNVDAMAITTKVYYETKPILTILVVDPDSANPGIKDVQPTATDDDHISITKPKSPDNLVYKGVSRFIKEQLSIIPKQAENNLQNISSFYIERPEIEYNCFQSILQPGALIRIKAPRKMGKTHLISRIFDHYKKQGYRTVSINLWSQENLTNLNNFLQSFCTVLSLELGLEKQIDQYWSPRLSSQSNCTNYLKKYILPAIETPLVLGF
- the thiD gene encoding bifunctional hydroxymethylpyrimidine kinase/phosphomethylpyrimidine kinase, with the translated sequence MKTNKTSIPVALTIAGSDSGGGAGIQTDLRTFAFHCVHGTSAITCITAQNTLGVFRVDAMPSEAVIAQIRAVVEDIGVQAAKTGMLLNQEIILAVAQEVRTLQINNLVVDPVMVSRTGAQLIDDDAIQTLRHELIPQAAIITPNRYEAQILSGLEIVSLEDMQNAAQIIHKNLGTKAVLVKGGGMSGGLKGVDVWFDGERLEILRTKQVETKNTHGTGCTLSAAITANLALGKDLWTAVQEAKEYVTTALTYSLDIGKGQGPVGHFFPLLEK
- a CDS encoding addiction module protein; amino-acid sequence: MLSVEELIQEALSLPNTTRVLLVEKLIESLEYDIDENTQNLWNIEAKKRRDEIRNHTVESIPGEEALSQVRRILEK